The Mauremys reevesii isolate NIE-2019 linkage group 7, ASM1616193v1, whole genome shotgun sequence genome includes the window TAAAATATGCAAGGTTTTCTAAAAGCTTAAAAAAGCCAGAGAAGTCACCTCCAGAACTAGTAATGAATCACAAGTGTAACACCAAAGATACTGTTTTTGATTTCTTGGTTGCTCAAGAAGATACAACAAGTTTAAAACTGAGGTTCTGAGGCCACAAGTCCACTGAAAATGAAACTACTTGTTGAGTGAAATTCTCAGTAGCACCTGCAGCAATGTTAGCTTTTCAATTTCATTAAAAATTAGAAGCACATCCTTCATCCCATGAACCCAGGGATCAGGTACCCATCACTGTGGTGTTTCTCTCCTATAGGATTGTTTGAGTTCATCAGACCAACTTCTGGTAACCCTGCAGGCTCACTCACTTCTCTCCCTTGAAAACCAGACTGCCTGGTTTCCCCAGTGCCCACCTCTGAATATTTCTCCCTCGCTCAGAAAGAAGCAGCAAAGCCCTACTGGAACATTTATGAAATGAAAACCATTCAAACATCCATAAAGGCCTTTCTGTCTGCCCTGTTGGGCTTCTTCTTTATCACCCCCTCAAAAGGGGGGTACTGCTTACCTCTGCCTCCACAGTCTCCCTTTGGTCCTTCTGCACCTCTATCTCCTTTTGGTCCAGGGGATCCATCCTTTCCTGGAAGACCTGGTAACCCTCTTAATCCTTGCAATGCAATGTGTTTATTCAGGGAAAAGGAAGAGACAAAAATAAAAGCAAGTAAACAGTAGAATTTGTAGGTGTTATAAGAGTTTGTGATGTCATAATTAAAGATGGACAAAGATTAGATCATCAAAAAGAACAATGAATTTTTGAGGAACAATGAACTTTGATCCAGATCCAAGCTTTATAGCTTGGTTCTATTGCTACAATTTAAATATCAAATTCAAATATCTGAAAAGTGTTCATAAGTTTGGTGGTTTCACTTCTACATGGAAATATTGGTATGTGAGTATAGCTGGAATTCCTAAAATATTTCTCAGCATGTACAGATTTAAAGCCATATTTTCCACAGACCTTGGAACCAGATTTTGAAGTGCCCAGAATGCACTACTGGGACCAGATTTTGAAGTGCCCAGCATCCAGAATTGGGTTAAGATCTTCAAAAGCTTAAACACTCTCATTGTGACACTTGCaactgaatatttaaaataactcCGCACTCAGTGCACTGTTTTGAAAATATGGTGCTTAAATGGGAGCtatgctcttttgaaaatttagtgACTCTAGTCTATAATCCCTTGTGCCTCTATTGCCCATTTCTAAAATGGAGATACTACTCccgtctttctttctttctttctcatctATTTAGTTTGTAAGTTTTTCAGGGCAGAATTTTTCTCTTAGCATGTTTTATATAGACTGCCTAACAAGATGGTTTTCAGATATCTGTTAGGGACTAAGtgatattgtaatacaaataaatactaaGTACAGTGTGATGAGAATAACTTCTTATAGTAACTTCTAGAGAGTAGGCTGAATGCCCCTTCATCCTTTGCCTCTATCTGCAGCAGTGAGACCTATTCAATTTTTCCAGGGTCTGTCTCTTCAGTGCCAATTCAACTTAGTTTGAGGCTTGACAATACCCGAATGTATATCACCCTGATGTTGGCCATCTGCTGACACTGCCAAGAGTGCTATTAGTCTTATTTAttatgtatgtgtgtttgtgtgtatctTAACCACCAAGAAATGCACTGTAACAAGCAAGTTATTTCACATAGATCACAGGACAGGCATTGGCTGGTAACAAGTTTCAGACACTGCCAGTGTGGATCAGATTCAAAACTGGTGGCCTGGAAGTGAAAGGGTCTAGAGCACATAATCTCAGAAGCATCTGGTTCCAAATTGTAACATAGCTTTTATTTTACTTTGAACAATACTGTTAGTTTCATCCTAGTGTTTTAGTAATTCACAATAAATTAAGAATCTCTGGATTGTTCATGCTTGACAAAACTTTTTGCTCAGGTTCCATCTAGCTACATGATTTGAATTATGCATTCTTTttattagcttttaaaaaaataccaatcTGACCAACAGGTGAACAGTAAATCAATATTTCTATACCTTGATCTCCCTTTTCACCTTTAGGGCcatcttttccatctcttcctGGTAGTCCGTTTTGAGCAGGTCCGCACACAACTAGTGTACATGCATTCTGATCCCATTTTTGGACACGCTGAGCAGGATTTGAGTTGGAAGTCGTCACCAGAGTTAACGCCAAGACAAAAGTGTTGAATATTGGAAGGAGCAGCATTGTTTGATTCCTAGcctgtggaaaaaaatcattaaaagaaTTACCCATAAGGAATTTTGAGTACAAGTAAACTCTTTATGTTGCAATATTACACATTGGCTCTATAAATGTATGCTAAATGTCTACTTTCTAAGACATTTGTATTAGTTTGTTATATTTTTAGTCAGAGCTTCAGTGGGCATGAAAAAAACTTTTAAATTATTCTTTATTCAAATCTTAATGAAGTACCCTTAATTTTGGAATTTGTCCTGCTCCAAAAACCCCACAACTTGaaacaaaaaaagcagcaaatTTCAATTAAGTCCCATCAGGTTGGGACATAATCCTTAAAGTTTTAGTAGATCACtgcttttaaaaaagtgaattATGTTTGGACCTGCACAAGTGCACTGAGGATAGAGTGGAAGTGAGTACCAGGGCTGGACCACAATTGCAATACTTGCACTTGGGAATATAGCTGTATGCTTTCATTTCAAAGCTAATGTATGGCGTAGACTCCCCAACTTATCTGGTAATGATTTCTAAAATTGCATATACTTCCTAAATGAATAGCATAAAGAAATAGACAAGATGTATTTTATTATACTCTGAATAAAATAGGAACATAAAACCATGACTgttattttctaaattaaaacaCAAACTATAATATACTGTAACCTTAAACCTTGAATGATGTGGAAAACCATCATACACATGTTTAGTAGACATAAATAAAAGATTTTAAGGAAATTTCTATCATAAACTTCTTACAAACTATGCACAACTTTATAATTAAAGAACAGACTTAAACGAGAGCAACAATACCATCCAACCACTTACTTTGCAATTCCTGATTTTCTAGAAAAAGCATTCACAGGAATAATTTACTATGAGTTTGACCCTGTATTTATATGCTACAGATTAAGTAACATGAGCTCTGGTTTCTAAGATATGCCCATTTACAGTAAAATActcatttaaaaatagtttaaattTACAGTAAACAGCTTTAGTGATATCTTGAAACCATGATAAGAAAGATAAAGCACAAAGAACTAATTTTTTCCTGTTGGCAAAACACTAAGGAGGAACTGAATCGACTGCAACTCAGACTTCCCCAGAACATCTCTTAAAGCAATGCATGTTTTATATGCAGCTGACAATTTAACCATATGTAAATTGtacattaataattaataatcctgGATTTCACTGACCTTGTCAATAAATTAAGATACAAATTTACCTAAAATAGAGatgtttctgaattttttttctatACAATGGGCTCAAAGAGATTTGTTTGTACTACCTAAACAAGAGCTCTGTGTATCTCAAAAGCTCATCTCTtttatcaacagaagttggtgtcACTGTGCCTCCGTGGGTCACAAccgagaataccaa containing:
- the LOC120409262 gene encoding pulmonary surfactant-associated protein D-like isoform X2, translated to MLLLPIFNTFVLALTLVTTSNSNPAQRVQKWDQNACTLVVCGPAQNGLPGRDGKDGPKGEKGDQGLRGLPGLPGKDGSPGPKGDRGAEGPKGDCGGRECELLKTEISDLQEQLKTLKATVSNIQKGSS